In one window of Synergistaceae bacterium DNA:
- a CDS encoding amino acid ABC transporter substrate-binding protein, translated as MEEKIVKVLQSIIDDYGLSILKDPDRLSQFLEARFPEDKKDNFKLTYALSHLIKSGWKPTYKPTAQTDSEYIDQLCKNLAFSLEDAKTAMRIINEAVLENKLTEEDEEAPFFAAPGNLRKIAGGIANKPRTMWLRKKSLYNGLILVVALLAMVILFYQIGSQRFPEGDEFRIAFFTGLSGHNAAAGQNELRAAQLAVEKVNRSDRNRFYKLRIIGFDTPRNPEAAAKYVRTVMKDKSILAMMTGMRNPILEAISPIADEMQVPLVVTTPETDASSLEFNEKPYLYVFRVVNDSDSRAKMLAYFAIKQLDKKNIAIFYNSDRNFNVVQHEELQYWIKEYKGEIKADIAYTNKSVEDSGSALKAIADSDVDVLILPSSAKNTVKIVTKARELGFKGEILGEDYLDIYLKNDESVFYNSWWINEVTSLDPKIRSVLNDYKSLYNENCPDPDIKRAILSYDAVMWIAASLYQASGYRGEAVRHAMLSTRNFPLSHATLTMDPRTHGPLNKAMSLVNCDKGKGIFQKRIRPEQSEQ; from the coding sequence ATGGAAGAAAAAATTGTAAAAGTCCTTCAAAGCATAATAGATGATTACGGTCTCAGTATACTTAAAGATCCAGATCGTCTCTCGCAATTTTTAGAAGCACGTTTCCCCGAAGATAAAAAAGATAATTTTAAACTCACATACGCTCTCAGTCATTTAATAAAATCCGGATGGAAACCTACTTATAAACCGACCGCACAGACTGATTCTGAGTATATAGACCAACTTTGTAAAAACCTAGCTTTTTCACTTGAAGACGCCAAGACGGCTATGAGAATTATTAATGAGGCAGTTTTGGAAAACAAGTTGACGGAAGAGGATGAAGAAGCGCCCTTCTTCGCCGCACCCGGCAATCTTAGGAAAATAGCCGGTGGGATAGCGAACAAGCCTAGAACGATGTGGCTTAGAAAAAAGTCCTTGTACAACGGATTGATACTGGTAGTAGCACTTTTGGCAATGGTGATTCTTTTCTATCAGATAGGCAGTCAACGTTTCCCCGAGGGAGACGAGTTTAGAATAGCCTTTTTTACCGGACTTAGCGGACATAATGCGGCGGCCGGGCAGAATGAACTTAGAGCGGCTCAACTTGCTGTAGAAAAGGTAAACAGAAGCGACAGAAATCGATTTTATAAATTAAGAATTATTGGTTTTGATACGCCACGTAATCCTGAAGCTGCGGCCAAGTATGTACGCACTGTAATGAAGGATAAAAGCATATTGGCCATGATGACTGGTATGAGAAATCCAATTCTGGAAGCCATTTCTCCGATTGCAGATGAAATGCAGGTTCCGCTCGTGGTGACGACTCCTGAGACTGACGCATCCTCCTTGGAATTTAACGAAAAACCCTACCTATATGTTTTCAGAGTAGTGAATGATTCTGATAGCAGAGCTAAGATGCTTGCTTACTTCGCAATCAAACAGCTGGATAAAAAAAATATAGCAATATTTTATAACTCGGACAGGAACTTTAATGTTGTGCAACATGAGGAATTGCAGTACTGGATAAAAGAGTATAAAGGTGAAATAAAAGCAGATATAGCATATACAAACAAAAGCGTAGAAGATTCGGGCTCCGCTTTGAAAGCGATAGCCGACAGTGATGTTGACGTTCTGATTCTACCCAGTTCTGCCAAAAACACAGTAAAAATTGTGACCAAAGCACGCGAATTAGGTTTTAAAGGGGAAATATTGGGAGAAGACTATCTTGATATATATCTTAAAAATGATGAAAGTGTATTTTATAACAGCTGGTGGATAAACGAAGTCACTTCGCTGGATCCCAAGATACGTTCTGTGTTGAATGACTACAAGAGTCTTTATAATGAGAATTGTCCTGATCCCGACATAAAGAGAGCAATACTTTCTTATGATGCAGTAATGTGGATTGCGGCTTCCTTATATCAAGCTTCCGGTTATAGGGGAGAGGCCGTAAGGCACGCAATGCTCTCAACAAGGAATTTCCCTTTGTCCCACGCAACACTTACAATGGATCCAAGAACACATGGCCCATTAAACAAAGCAATGTCTCTGGTTAACTGCGATAAAGGCAAAGGCATATTCCAAAAGAGAATTAGGCCGGAACAATCAGAGCAATAA
- a CDS encoding DUF1850 domain-containing protein, protein MNLTKNTLLILILLPILFFISLYGWRIDFFRISDSRGNIIFSSPAALGHKFITRYIHSVELTPVEDEYYIVGGRLWSWEERVRSSKAGLPFQGAKNGRFIMTKDWLIYQGGRLSWQTYYYRIGNEYHGLNQTMFEPYEIYDAYKVLPDRKLLIEVYRKPYMYESMQALESTSDTP, encoded by the coding sequence TTGAATTTGACAAAAAACACATTACTCATATTAATCCTGCTTCCCATCCTGTTTTTCATATCTCTTTATGGTTGGAGAATAGATTTTTTCCGTATCTCTGACAGTCGCGGCAATATTATCTTCTCTTCCCCAGCTGCCTTGGGACATAAATTTATTACAAGATACATACACTCAGTCGAGTTGACTCCGGTCGAAGATGAATACTACATTGTTGGCGGCAGACTATGGTCTTGGGAGGAACGAGTAAGATCTTCAAAAGCCGGATTGCCCTTTCAGGGAGCCAAAAACGGTCGTTTTATAATGACTAAAGATTGGCTTATTTATCAGGGAGGCAGACTTTCATGGCAAACTTATTACTATAGAATAGGCAACGAATATCATGGTCTTAATCAAACGATGTTTGAACCCTACGAAATATATGACGCTTACAAAGTACTTCCCGACAGAAAATTACTCATAGAAGTTTATAGAAAACCGTACATGTATGAATCTATGCAAGCTTTGGAAAGTACAAGCGACACCCCTTAA